The proteins below come from a single Xenopus tropicalis strain Nigerian chromosome 9, UCB_Xtro_10.0, whole genome shotgun sequence genomic window:
- the LOC100486607 gene encoding transmembrane protein 180 — protein MALLFGINRPAVAYSMTTLGSGMMNAVFYFYYVKLFLNRYKISEVAFHQAQVVFMIWNAINDPLFGYIQDNSKVQCCNRRRHSILYGAPLYALAFLLPWFPWKDYSAGEWLIGLHLVVALCVFDGMLTFVLLAQCALFAEMSSKHESRLQLIKYNQVASLLGSSSILICGLVSDNMENFANFQVFTLFLAIVSAACMCYTGVFGVSQYENMPKSFDSSRAVESDLSWASVLTLTKQILTQKNFILFVSMNFFQVFHGTFCSNFMIIFADNLIPKDALPSYVRSIMYGAGFICPQLLVLTNHYLLSKIGYYKVILYIFYIEGIMSVLMFLIGPQHYYILAIFLTANMVLVHASFSLFNLPLADIVDADLEKYKRKSPLSSMVFGTNALFTKPAQSLAPMLVVTILNQYGYDHLSSKNTVPDPSLFLGLHDAMFNLACAVPLCIAAVQIFIWTPYSIRSSHVVSAY, from the exons ATGGCCTTGTTGTTTGGAATCAATAGGCCTGCAGTGGCTTATTCTATGACCACGCTTGGTTCAGGGATGATGAACGCTGTATTTTATTTCTACTATGTGAAGCTTTTCCTTAACCGGTACAAGATATCTGAGGTTGCGTTTCATCAAGCACAG GTTGTATTCATGATTTGGAATGCCATCAATGACCCGCTGTTTGGTTACATACAAGATAACTCCAAAGTACAGTGCTGCAATCGACGTCGCCATTCCATACTGTATGGAGCCCCATTGTATGCCTTAGCCTTCCTGCTTCCCTGGTTCCCATGGAAAGATTATTCTGCAGGTGAATGGCTTATTGGCCTTCATCTTGTGGTGGCACTGTGTGTGTTTGACGGCATGCTTACATTTGTTCTTCTAGCACAATGTGCCCTTTTTGCAGAGATGTCCAGCAAACATGAAAGTCGACTCCAGCTTATTAAGTATAACCAGGTGGCATCATTGTTGGGCTCTTCAAGCATCTTGATTTGTGGGTTGGTGTCCGACAACATGGAAAATTTCGCAAACTTTCAAGTCTTTACATTGTTTCTGGCTATTGTATCCGCTGCGTGCATGTGTTACACCGGTGTGTTCGGTGTAAGCCAGTATGAGAATATGCCGAAAAGCTTTGATAGCAGTCGAGCAGTAGAATCTGACCTCTCATGGGCCTCAGTCTTAACCCTTACCAAGCAGATCCTCACACAAAAGAACTTTATTCTTTTTGTTTCCATGAATTTTTTTCAAGTCTTTCATGGTACTTTCTGCAGCAACTTCATGATTATTTTCGCTGATAATCTCATCCCTAAAGATGCACTGCCATCTTATGTAAGAAGCATCATGTATGGAGCTGGCTTCATTTGCCCTCAG cTGCTTGTTCTAACCAATCACTACCTGCTGTCAAAGATTGGCTACTATAAAGTGATCCTGTATATTTTCTACATTGAGGGAATTATGTCagttttgatgtttttaattGGACCTCAGCATTACTATATATTGGCCATATTTCTCACAGCTAACAT GGTACTTGTGCATGCCTCTTTTAGTTTGTTTAATCTTCCCCTTGCTGATATTGTGGATGCTGACTTGGAAAAATACAAACGCAA GTCACCGCTGTCCTCTATGGTGTTTGGAACAAATGCTCTCTTCACAAAGCCTGCACAGTCCCTGGCTCCTATGTTGGTTGTGACTATACTGAACCAATATGGTTATGATCATTTATCCAGCAAGAACACTGTACCAGATCCCAG TTTGTTTTTAGGACTCCATGATGCAATGTTTAACTTGGCCTGCGCTGTTCCTTTATGTATTGCCGCAGTTCAGATCTTTATTTGGACACCGTACTCTATCCGGAGTAGCCATGTGGTTTCTGCATATTAA